Sequence from the Deltaproteobacteria bacterium genome:
TGATCATCAGGGATCTTGAAGCGGCGCGTGCCGCCATGGTGAACCCCGAACTGATTGATCCGCGACATCACCGGGAACTGCCATCGTCCGTGCGCCGTCGTCAGAGTGACACTGCGGGCAGACGGGATGCGCTCGCAGATCGCAGCGTGCCGCACGGCCAGCCGGTAAATGGCATCATGAGCAGCGCCTTCGGGATGCGCCGCCATCCCGTTTTTGGCGACCTGCGGCGCCACGACGGTGAGGACATCGGTGCGCCAACCGGCGCACCCGTGCACGCGACGGCCGATGGCACGGTGCGCCGCGCAGGGTGCGCCGGCGACTATGGCAACCTTGTCGAGATCGATCATGGTGGCCGTTACGTAACGCGCTATGCCCACCTGCGCGACTTCGCGGTGACCGTGGGCCAAAAGGTGCGGCGTGGCGACGTTGTGGGCAGCGTGGGACAGACGGGCAATGCCACGGGGCCGCATCTGCACTACGAAGTGCGCGCCGGCAACAATGCACCGCGTGATCCGCGCGAGTTTGTCGCGAAGAGGTGACCATGAACGTTGTGCGAGCCTCACCGCGGGTGATAATCCGGATTCAGACCCCGCCGGAATTTGATCCGCGTACCGGCGTAATCAGGCCGGGCATGCTCTTCGGCTTCGACACGAACGAGCGCGGCGGCCCGGCGGATGACCTCATCTCGCTGGTGATCACGAAGCAGCTCGACTCGCCGTTCGGCCGCGCCACGCTGAACTTCGTACCGCGCGAGCCAGTGGCCGGCTACAATTGGGCCGACCTGATCCCGAGCTACAGCCTGATCGAAATCTTCCTCTCCCATGCGCCCA
This genomic interval carries:
- a CDS encoding M23 family metallopeptidase, yielding MNAAQALGQLIIRDLEAARAAMVNPELIDPRHHRELPSSVRRRQSDTAGRRDALADRSVPHGQPVNGIMSSAFGMRRHPVFGDLRRHDGEDIGAPTGAPVHATADGTVRRAGCAGDYGNLVEIDHGGRYVTRYAHLRDFAVTVGQKVRRGDVVGSVGQTGNATGPHLHYEVRAGNNAPRDPREFVAKR